A single region of the Mercenaria mercenaria strain notata chromosome 6, MADL_Memer_1, whole genome shotgun sequence genome encodes:
- the LOC128557933 gene encoding LOW QUALITY PROTEIN: aurora kinase A-A-like (The sequence of the model RefSeq protein was modified relative to this genomic sequence to represent the inferred CDS: inserted 1 base in 1 codon) yields MAVFFLLCFDRKKWSLEDFDIGKPLGKGKFGNVYLAREKHSKYIVALKVLFKSQLQKSGXEHQLRREIEIQSHLRHDNILRLFGYFHDKTRVYLILEYAPKGELYKELTKQKRFDEKVTAKYIYQLANALKYCHSKKVIHRDIKPENLLLGLTSDLKIADFGWSVHAPSSRRTTLCGTLDYLPPEMIEGTYHDECVDLWSLGVLCYELLVGKPPFETESNSETYRRITKVDIRYPSYVSPGARDLISSLLKHDPRQRLSLEKTMTHPWILENYTPKEQSR; encoded by the exons ATGGCTGTttttttccttctctgcttcgacag GAAAAAGTGGTCACTTGAAGATTTTGATATAGGCAAGCCTTTGGGGAAGGGGAAGTTTGGAAATGTTTACTTGGCTAGAGAGAAGCATAGTAAATACATAGTAGCTTTGAAG GTGTTATTTAAGTCACAGTTACAGAAATCTG TAGAACATCAACTAAGACGTGAAATAGAAATACAATCACACTTGAG ACATGACAATATATTACGTCTGTTTGGATACTTTCATGACAAAACTAGAGTTTATTTGATCTTGGAGTATGCACCAAAAGGAGAACTGTACAAGGAGTTGACAAAACAGAAAAGATTTGATGAAAAAGTTACCGCTAAG TATATCTACCAGTTAGCCAATGCGCTGAAATACTGTCACAGTAAGAAAGTTATACACAGGGATATCAAGCCAGAGAACCTGCTACTAGGACTTACCTCAGATCTTAAGATTGCCGACTTTGGGTGGTCTGTACACGCTCCATCTTCAAG GAGAACAACTCTATGTGGGACACTAGACTACCTTCCACCAGAGATGATTGAGGGGACTTACCACGATGAATGTGTCGACCTCTGGAGTCTGGGTGTACTCTGCTATGAATTGCTGGTCGGCAAACCGCCATTTGAGACAGAGAGTAATTCAGAAACTTACAGAAGAATAACAAAAGTAGACATAAGATACCCATCTTACGTCTCGCCTGGTGCTAGGGATCTCATTTCTAGT CTGTTAAAACACGACCCACGGCAGCGACTGTCTTTGGAGAAAACAATGACACATCCGTGGATTTTAGAGAACTACACACCAAAAGAACAGTCTCGCTAA